The Ectothiorhodospiraceae bacterium BW-2 nucleotide sequence GGTGCCTCGACCTCCATCACCTGCTCGATAATCCACTTATTATCGCTACCGCTGGCGGGCATGATGGCAGCAATCACCGTGCCAAAGTAGCGCAGAGCCGGATAGGAGGGTTTCCCATCGGGATAGCTAAATTCAGCATAGTCGGCCAAGCGCTGGTTTAGCTGTTCTAGAAAGGGGGTCGTGATATCGCGCGAGCTAGCCTCTCCCTGTCGTGCCTGCTCCATATTCTCTTTATAGGTTAAGGCCACTTTTTGCGCCATCCCATTCACAAAGCGCTGAAACTCCTCCTCCGATAGCTGTGGATAGAGCTTAGCGCCACCACACTGGAGTAAAAAAGTACTAAACTCAGCAATGACATTCACTAGCTGCTCGTTAGTCTCAAAATTAAAGCCATCTTGATACATCTTATCTACGGTGGTGTGGCTGATCCGCCACAACAGAAAACCGATCGTATTGGCAATATCCTCTAAGGAACGCTGCTGCTGTTTATGCCACTTAGTCTTTAGCCTCATCGTCTGCTCCAGAGTCTTAGATCGAAAAAAAAGCCACTGATCTGATCTCAGTGGCTATGGAGAAGCGGCCGTTATAGATAACGGCGGGGGATAGTCATCAATAGCCGCCTTTACGCTTAGTCTCAGGTAGGCCAGCAATTTTGCTCGCCTGCTTCGCAGGCCCTCGGGGAAAGCTCTCATAGAGCACTTTTGCATCGACCTTATCTAAATCAGTCCACACCTCTTTAAAGTGTTTGACCATATTGCGCTCATTAGGCTGGTTACCACTGTTATTAAAATACTCATCACGCAGGTAGTTAATAATCTCCCAGGCTCTATCGTTGAGCTGAATCCCCTCCGATTCCGCAATCACCTTAGCAACCTCTTCGCTCCAGTCATCAAGATTGACTAGATAACCGTTCGCATCGGCCTCTACGGCACTACCGTTTACTTCATAAGACATAGAATAACTCCTTTTGCTTAATTTAAGGTTTTGTGGGGAATAAAGATACCAAACCCCAAATGTTGTTGTCGACCATAGCCGTTTTGTTGCAATGTCACCGAATCGGCTTTGGTCAGCTCTGCTACAAAGAGACTGCGGGAGACCTTTTCACCCGCCCCCCAACGGTGAACCACCCGTTTACCGGCTAGCACCTTATTAAATTTCAGCCCTGCTGCGCGTAAGTAGTCAACCGCCTCAGCAATCAATAGCTGCTCATCCTCAACAGACTCACTAGTGATATAACGACAATAGAGCGCCGAAGATGGGATAAGTTGTTTGAGTTTAGCCTGTTTAACCGTCAGCGGATAGCCGTCAATATCAAATGTTAGCCCCGAAAGCGCTCGTGCGGCTTCAATTCTGTGGCTAGGCAAGCGCAACTCTAACCGAATACGACGAGAGAGATAGAGGGCCTCAGTCGGCCGCTCCCAGCCATTCCCTGAGTCAGCACCATGGATGAGGTGTAGTGCTGCCTGCGGTTCAGCGGCCAACCACGGCAGCGCCCCATTGATGGCTGAGGAGAGGGCGTAGGCGTGATCGACGGCGATGGTGGGGCAATCAATGGCAAAAGAGAGCTCCTGCACCTCATCGGGAACGACAAAATGATCTTCGTTGGGCGATTCAACCCACATAACTAAGGCGACTCCGGAATTTTAGCCCGAATCGCCTCACGATCGAACCACCACTGCTCTTCCACCAGTGCTTCGACCACCTGACCGAGCCGAGGGATACATTTGGCCGGATCGTTGAGCTCCAGTCGCTCGACCCAAAAGTCGAAAATCTCCTGCTCCTCTACCTGACTATGGCGACGGGCCACATCACCTAAGAGCTGCATGGTATAAAATTTTAGGTGGTTACGAACCTGCTCATCTTCGACACGAAGATCGACAATATAGTTAGCTACCGCAGCGGCGACAGCCGCCCCATCGGAGCGATCAGGGGAGTCGTTAATCAGATGTTCCAGCATTGCAATCGTCAACTCGGTATCGATAGGGAAGGTGACCCCAAGCCAGATACCGTGGCCTATCGCGACCACCGAGTCGTTCTGCTCGGCTTGATAGATAATGTCACACGCCTCGACCGCATGGAGCCAACTTTCAGAGCTAATCGCTACCGGCAGTACCTCATGCGCGAGCTGCCACGCCTCAGCTTTGCGCTCTAGATCGAGCAGCACATAGCCCGCCTCCATGCGGTTTTTACAGTAGGCCGCGTCGGTCGTCGAATTGAGCTGCGACAGCGCTTGGGCTAAAGAGGCTAATTTCGCTTCTAACAGCTCGCTAGAGCGGACGGTATCTTCACTCGATTCGGCTTCACCAGCCACAACTGAGGCGGAGAGGTAGTGTCTTGACATAGCAGATAGTAGATAATAATCAAAAAGTTAGGTAAATTTAGCTTCGAGACGATCCTCCCAGTTTCCTGGGGTATCGCCAAACTGGGGTTTAACATCAATGCGGAAGAACATCTCCTCTTTAGAGAGCGTCTCAATCAGCTCTTCTAACTGTTCAA carries:
- the tusE gene encoding TusE/DsrC/DsvC family sulfur relay protein, whose translation is MSYEVNGSAVEADANGYLVNLDDWSEEVAKVIAESEGIQLNDRAWEIINYLRDEYFNNSGNQPNERNMVKHFKEVWTDLDKVDAKVLYESFPRGPAKQASKIAGLPETKRKGGY
- the cas6 gene encoding type I-MYXAN CRISPR-associated protein Cas6/Cmx6, with amino-acid sequence MWVESPNEDHFVVPDEVQELSFAIDCPTIAVDHAYALSSAINGALPWLAAEPQAALHLIHGADSGNGWERPTEALYLSRRIRLELRLPSHRIEAARALSGLTFDIDGYPLTVKQAKLKQLIPSSALYCRYITSESVEDEQLLIAEAVDYLRAAGLKFNKVLAGKRVVHRWGAGEKVSRSLFVAELTKADSVTLQQNGYGRQQHLGFGIFIPHKTLN
- a CDS encoding sulfur relay protein DsrC, giving the protein MLNLSEVLIQNPQLESFEQLEELIETLSKEEMFFRIDVKPQFGDTPGNWEDRLEAKFT